The following proteins are encoded in a genomic region of Methylobacterium tardum:
- a CDS encoding DUF2231 domain-containing protein, translating to MAALFTDSMYFSNALMQWANFSAWLITGGLVLALIAALVLVLDFVLGRAGPISWPDFALLAVVAILSIVNVFIHTRDGWRSVVPSGITVSAIVAILLLVAGLRGWCVTGLKMPAQGDIA from the coding sequence ATGGCCGCCCTATTCACGGACTCCATGTATTTCAGTAATGCGCTGATGCAGTGGGCCAACTTTTCGGCGTGGCTGATCACCGGCGGGCTCGTGCTAGCCCTCATCGCCGCGCTCGTGCTCGTGCTCGATTTCGTGCTCGGCAGGGCCGGGCCGATCAGCTGGCCGGATTTCGCCCTGCTTGCCGTCGTCGCGATCCTCTCGATCGTCAACGTCTTCATCCACACGCGCGATGGCTGGAGGTCTGTCGTTCCGTCCGGGATCACTGTGTCGGCCATCGTCGCGATCCTGCTCCTCGTAGCCGGCCTTCGCGGCTGGTGCGTGACCGGCCTCAAGATGCCCGCCCAGGGAGACATCGCATGA
- a CDS encoding PQQ-dependent sugar dehydrogenase, which translates to MTVKRFRAASSLMVVALLAGCNDKGGDPAKQYGSNPDIPESREYLVPPMSVPQAVGWKEGETPTVPAGLRIQAMANGLMHPRIVYPLSNGDILVAESNGPGTKPLRPKDYISGLIKARGGAADKGGNRITLLRDVDGDGIPEMKTVLADNLHSPYGVAVVADTLYVANTDAIIAYPFKPGQTEIKEPGTKLVDLPAGPINHHWTKAMVASPDGSKLYVGVGSNSNVAENGMDIEEDRAAIFEVDRLTGAKRLYATGIRNPTNLAVQPGTGQLFAVVNGRDENGPDADPDYLSSIKEGGFYGWPYSYWGQHVDDRVQPQKPDMVAKAIKPDYGLSSHVATLGVAFTQGQKVSPQFANGAFVGEHGSWNRDPLNGYQVIFVPFADGRPNGDPVPVVTDFLAQDHKTVRGRPVGVALDRTGALIVADDVGNTVWRVSGAAATH; encoded by the coding sequence ATGACCGTGAAGCGATTCCGCGCGGCTTCCAGCCTGATGGTCGTTGCCCTGCTTGCCGGCTGCAACGACAAGGGAGGCGATCCCGCGAAGCAATACGGGTCGAACCCGGACATTCCGGAGTCCCGCGAGTACCTCGTCCCCCCGATGAGCGTGCCGCAGGCCGTCGGCTGGAAGGAGGGGGAAACGCCCACGGTTCCCGCCGGCCTGCGCATCCAAGCCATGGCGAACGGGCTGATGCATCCGCGTATCGTCTACCCGCTCTCCAACGGCGACATCCTGGTCGCCGAAAGCAACGGCCCTGGCACCAAGCCTTTACGGCCGAAGGATTACATCTCGGGTTTGATCAAGGCCCGCGGCGGTGCTGCCGACAAGGGCGGCAATCGCATCACGTTGCTGCGGGATGTCGACGGCGATGGCATTCCGGAGATGAAGACGGTGCTCGCCGACAATCTGCACTCGCCCTACGGGGTCGCGGTGGTGGCGGATACGCTGTACGTGGCCAACACCGACGCGATCATCGCCTATCCGTTCAAGCCCGGGCAGACCGAGATCAAGGAGCCGGGGACCAAGCTCGTGGATCTCCCGGCCGGCCCGATCAACCATCATTGGACCAAGGCGATGGTCGCCAGCCCCGATGGATCAAAGCTCTACGTCGGCGTCGGGTCCAACAGCAACGTCGCCGAAAACGGGATGGATATCGAGGAGGATCGTGCGGCCATCTTCGAGGTCGACAGGCTGACCGGCGCCAAACGCCTCTACGCGACCGGGATACGCAACCCGACGAACCTCGCCGTCCAGCCCGGAACAGGGCAGTTGTTCGCCGTCGTCAACGGACGCGACGAGAACGGGCCGGATGCGGATCCGGACTATCTTTCCTCGATCAAGGAGGGCGGCTTCTACGGTTGGCCCTACAGCTACTGGGGGCAGCACGTGGACGACCGCGTCCAGCCGCAGAAGCCGGACATGGTCGCGAAGGCGATCAAGCCGGATTATGGATTGAGCTCCCACGTCGCGACCCTCGGTGTCGCGTTCACCCAAGGTCAGAAGGTGTCACCGCAATTCGCCAATGGCGCGTTCGTAGGCGAGCATGGCAGCTGGAACCGCGATCCGCTGAACGGCTATCAGGTGATCTTCGTACCCTTCGCCGATGGACGCCCGAACGGGGACCCAGTCCCAGTGGTCACCGATTTCCTCGCGCAGGACCATAAGACTGTTCGCGGACGGCCGGTCGGCGTAGCGCTCGACCGGACCGGCGCCCTGATCGTGGCGGACGATGTCGGCAACACGGTCTGGCGCGTGAGCGGGGCAGCAGCCACGCACTAA